A region from the Halobacillus mangrovi genome encodes:
- a CDS encoding acetyl-CoA C-acetyltransferase, with protein sequence MKEAVIVAGARTPVGRAKKGSLAQTRPDDLAALTIKETLKRAKNYEGNIDDVIIGCAMPEAEQGMNMARNICGLAGLHHKVPAITINRYCSSGLQSIAYAAEKIMLGHSNAAIAGGAESMSLIPMGGHVIKPNISLVEHAPEYYMSMGHTAEEVAKRFEISREDQDAFAVQSHERAARAIKEGKFEDEIVPVEVTDRSLGDDNKVKESSFTFSMDEGVRPGTTTDVLAKLKPAFSTKGSVTAGNSSQMSDGAASVLVMDREKAEAEGLTPLVKFRSFAVAGVEPEIMGVGPIEAVPKALKLAGLSLSDIGLFELNEAFASQSLRVIRELGLDPDKVNVNGGAIALGHPLGCTGAKLTLSLIHEMKRRNEQFGVVTMCIGGGMGAAGVFELI encoded by the coding sequence GTGAAAGAAGCAGTCATTGTAGCAGGAGCTCGGACACCTGTCGGGCGTGCCAAAAAGGGTTCGCTTGCTCAAACTCGTCCAGATGATCTTGCAGCATTAACCATAAAAGAAACACTGAAGCGCGCTAAAAATTATGAAGGAAATATCGATGATGTCATTATCGGCTGTGCGATGCCAGAAGCAGAGCAGGGGATGAATATGGCACGGAACATATGTGGTTTAGCAGGTCTCCATCATAAAGTTCCAGCCATTACGATAAATCGCTATTGTTCTTCTGGACTTCAAAGCATTGCTTATGCGGCAGAGAAAATCATGCTTGGCCACAGTAATGCCGCTATAGCAGGCGGAGCGGAATCTATGAGCTTAATTCCTATGGGAGGTCATGTAATTAAACCGAATATTAGCCTGGTTGAACATGCACCTGAATATTATATGTCCATGGGGCATACAGCTGAAGAGGTTGCGAAGCGGTTCGAAATATCGAGAGAAGATCAGGATGCTTTTGCTGTTCAAAGCCATGAGCGAGCTGCTCGTGCTATTAAAGAAGGGAAATTTGAGGATGAGATCGTCCCTGTGGAAGTTACAGACCGCTCCTTGGGAGATGACAACAAAGTGAAGGAAAGTAGCTTTACTTTTTCCATGGACGAAGGTGTACGTCCAGGTACGACAACGGATGTATTAGCTAAATTAAAGCCAGCTTTCTCCACGAAAGGTTCAGTAACAGCAGGAAACTCTTCTCAAATGAGTGATGGAGCTGCATCTGTGCTCGTTATGGACAGAGAAAAAGCCGAAGCCGAAGGATTGACTCCTTTAGTAAAATTCCGATCTTTCGCTGTAGCCGGTGTTGAGCCTGAAATCATGGGAGTCGGACCGATTGAAGCAGTACCTAAGGCTTTGAAGCTTGCAGGATTAAGCCTGTCGGATATTGGACTATTCGAACTGAATGAGGCGTTTGCTTCACAATCATTAAGGGTGATTAGAGAGCTTGGTCTTGACCCGGATAAAGTGAATGTAAATGGCGGAGCTATCGCTTTAGGCCACCCGCTCGGATGTACAGGGGCAAAGCTGACTTTAAGTTTGATACATGAAATGAAACGAAGAAACGAGCAGTTTGGTGTGGTAACCATGTGTATTGGTGGAGGTATGGGAGCTGCTGGAGTTTTCGAGCTAATTTAA
- a CDS encoding acyl-CoA dehydrogenase family protein yields the protein MSELKEMIKGGGFIVEDLAASDIITPEDFTDEHLMIAKTAEDFVLGEVVPKIENLENHEFEHSVALLKKAGELGLLGADVPEEYGGLQLDKISSSLITEKFSRAGGFSVTHGAHVGIGSLPIVFFGNEEQKRKYLPVLATGEKIAAYALTEPGSGSDALGAKTTAKLNEAGTHYVLNGEKQWITNSAFADVFVVYAKIDGDKFTAFIVERDYPGVSTGPEEKKMGIKSSSTRTLVLEDAEVPVENVLGEIGRGHVIAFNILNVGRYKLAIGGVGGAKRAVELSVKYAKERKQFKTPIASFPLIQEKIASVAANTYANESAVYRTVGLFEQSMGKLSEEELKDGAAVAKVIAEYAIECSLNKVFGTELLDFAADEAVQIHGGYGFMSEYEVERIYRDSRINRIFEGTNEINRMIVPGTLLKKAMKGELPLLQKAQALQEEIMTMMPEEPGIETLEQEKYLLKNAKKIGLLAAGLAAQKYGEKLENEQELLVNIADMVGEIYNMESAILRTDKAIQKSGEEKNKQKLLYTQVYTQEAFNRIEAHAKETLIAAESGDSLRMMLGALRKLTRHTPINVIAKKREIAARLIEAEKYTV from the coding sequence ATGAGTGAATTAAAAGAAATGATTAAAGGTGGAGGATTCATTGTAGAGGACTTGGCTGCCTCTGATATTATCACACCGGAAGATTTCACAGACGAACATTTAATGATTGCCAAGACTGCTGAGGATTTCGTTTTAGGTGAGGTCGTACCGAAGATTGAGAACCTGGAAAATCATGAATTTGAACATTCTGTTGCTTTGCTGAAAAAAGCAGGTGAGTTAGGGCTGCTTGGAGCAGACGTTCCTGAAGAATATGGCGGTTTACAGTTAGATAAAATCAGTTCCTCATTGATTACAGAGAAATTTTCTAGAGCGGGTGGATTTTCAGTTACACATGGTGCCCATGTTGGAATTGGATCCCTTCCTATAGTATTTTTCGGTAATGAAGAGCAAAAGCGGAAGTACTTGCCGGTTCTAGCTACAGGTGAAAAGATTGCAGCCTACGCTCTGACAGAACCAGGCTCAGGTTCAGACGCTCTTGGTGCAAAAACCACAGCTAAATTAAATGAAGCTGGCACGCATTACGTCTTAAACGGGGAGAAACAGTGGATAACAAACTCTGCTTTTGCTGATGTGTTTGTGGTGTATGCTAAAATCGATGGCGATAAGTTCACTGCTTTTATTGTAGAACGTGATTACCCTGGAGTTTCTACTGGACCTGAAGAGAAGAAAATGGGAATTAAGAGTTCCTCGACTCGTACGCTTGTCCTCGAAGACGCTGAAGTGCCAGTAGAAAATGTTCTTGGAGAAATTGGACGTGGGCACGTCATCGCCTTTAACATCCTTAATGTGGGCCGATACAAGCTGGCCATTGGCGGAGTAGGAGGAGCAAAGCGTGCTGTTGAACTCTCTGTTAAATACGCAAAAGAGCGAAAACAATTTAAGACACCTATTGCAAGCTTCCCTCTGATTCAAGAAAAGATTGCATCTGTAGCAGCCAATACCTATGCCAATGAGAGCGCAGTATACCGAACTGTCGGCCTGTTTGAACAAAGTATGGGTAAACTTTCAGAAGAAGAGCTGAAAGATGGGGCGGCGGTAGCTAAAGTTATCGCTGAATACGCGATCGAATGTTCATTGAATAAAGTGTTTGGTACAGAATTGCTTGATTTTGCAGCTGATGAAGCCGTTCAAATTCACGGCGGTTACGGGTTTATGTCCGAATATGAAGTAGAGCGTATCTATCGTGACTCCAGAATTAACCGTATCTTTGAAGGAACAAATGAAATTAACCGTATGATTGTACCAGGCACCCTTTTGAAAAAAGCGATGAAAGGCGAGCTGCCTTTACTTCAAAAAGCACAGGCCCTTCAGGAAGAGATCATGACGATGATGCCTGAAGAGCCAGGGATTGAAACTTTGGAGCAGGAGAAATACTTGCTTAAGAACGCGAAGAAAATCGGATTGCTTGCTGCCGGTTTAGCTGCGCAAAAATATGGTGAGAAGCTTGAAAATGAACAAGAACTTCTTGTGAATATTGCAGATATGGTAGGAGAAATCTACAATATGGAGTCTGCAATTCTCCGTACGGATAAGGCGATTCAAAAATCCGGTGAAGAAAAGAACAAACAGAAGTTACTTTATACTCAAGTGTACACCCAAGAAGCATTTAACCGTATTGAAGCACATGCGAAAGAAACATTGATTGCGGCTGAATCAGGGGACTCTCTACGTATGATGCTCGGAGCTTTACGTAAGTTAACTCGTCACACTCCAATAAACGTCATTGCTAAAAAACGTGAAATTGCTGCTCGTTTAATTGAAGCAGAAAAATATACAGTTTAA
- a CDS encoding arsenate reductase family protein, which yields MTVTFYWYPNCGTCKKAKKWLEEEGVNYNSVHIVNEPPSQAELKSLIEKSELAARKFFNTSGKKYRELNMKEKLKEASEDEMVGWLASDGMLIKRPIVTDGQNVTVGFKSETFEKTWKA from the coding sequence TTGACTGTGACCTTCTATTGGTACCCGAACTGCGGGACATGTAAAAAAGCGAAGAAGTGGCTGGAAGAGGAAGGCGTGAATTATAACTCTGTACATATTGTCAACGAGCCTCCTTCTCAGGCAGAATTGAAATCACTCATTGAAAAGAGTGAACTTGCTGCTCGAAAGTTTTTTAATACGAGCGGAAAAAAGTATAGAGAATTGAATATGAAGGAAAAGCTAAAAGAGGCATCAGAGGATGAGATGGTTGGATGGCTTGCTTCAGACGGCATGCTGATCAAGCGTCCGATCGTTACTGATGGCCAAAATGTTACCGTAGGATTTAAATCGGAAACATTCGAAAAAACCTGGAAAGCATGA
- the gcvH gene encoding glycine cleavage system protein GcvH, translating to MSLPKDLRYSEEHEWVKEEGEKVRIGITDFAQSELGDIVFVELPEVGEELEADEPFGSVESVKTVSELYAPVSGKVVEINEELEDSPEFVNESPYDKAWMVVVEPSDASQMDELMTPEQYEEMINED from the coding sequence ATGAGTCTACCAAAAGATCTACGTTATTCTGAAGAGCACGAATGGGTAAAAGAAGAGGGAGAAAAAGTCCGTATCGGGATTACAGATTTCGCTCAGTCAGAACTTGGTGATATCGTTTTTGTTGAGTTGCCGGAGGTTGGCGAAGAGCTAGAAGCGGATGAACCATTCGGTAGTGTAGAATCTGTTAAAACTGTATCTGAGCTTTATGCACCAGTAAGTGGTAAAGTTGTGGAAATTAACGAGGAGCTAGAGGACAGCCCTGAATTCGTTAATGAATCTCCATACGACAAAGCTTGGATGGTTGTTGTAGAACCAAGCGATGCTTCTCAGATGGATGAACTGATGACTCCAGAACAATACGAAGAAATGATTAATGAGGATTAA
- a CDS encoding toprim domain-containing protein, with amino-acid sequence MDRERIVIVEGITDKKKLKKVLDEDIEIICTHGTLGVERMEELIFDFNLDDRTVYILVDEDDSGNKLRKQLTEELPHAEHIYIDKAFREVAATPEPELARALLSRHFSVKPIYLI; translated from the coding sequence ATGGATAGAGAGCGAATTGTCATTGTTGAAGGAATCACAGATAAGAAAAAGCTCAAAAAGGTATTGGATGAGGATATTGAAATCATCTGCACCCATGGCACTCTTGGTGTTGAACGAATGGAAGAGCTAATTTTTGATTTCAACTTAGATGATCGCACCGTTTACATTCTGGTAGATGAAGACGACTCAGGAAATAAGTTGAGAAAACAATTGACAGAGGAACTTCCTCATGCAGAGCACATTTACATTGATAAAGCGTTTAGAGAGGTGGCCGCTACGCCAGAGCCGGAATTAGCAAGAGCCCTTTTAAGCAGGCACTTCAGCGTAAAGCCGATCTACTTGATTTAG